The Streptomyces kanamyceticus genome window below encodes:
- a CDS encoding TIGR03960 family B12-binding radical SAM protein: MPAESVFPQLEALLPHVQKPIQYVGGELNSTVKPWDSCDVRWALMYPDAYEVGLPNQGVMILYEVLNEREGVLAERTYSVWPDLEALMREHQVPQFTVDSHRPVGEFDVFGLSFSTELGYTNMLTALDLAGIPLESKDRSIDDPIVLAGGHAAFNPEPIAQFIDCVVIGDGEQAVLDMTAIIREWKAEGRPGGREEVLFRLARTGSVYVPAFYDVEYLPDGRIGRVVPNKSGVPWRVSKHTVMDLDEWPYPKQPLVPLAETVHERMSVEIFRGCTRGCRFCQAGMITRPVRERSITGIGDMVDRGLKATGFEEVGLLSLSSADHTEIADVAKGLADRYEEDKIGLSLPSTRVDAFNIDLANELTRNGRRSGLTFAPEGGSERMRKVINKMVSEEDLIRTVATAYGNGWRQVKLYFMLGLPTETDEDVLQIADMAANVIAKGREVAGNDIRCTVSIGGFVPKPHTPFQWAPQLSSEETDARLAKLRDKIRGDKKYGRSIGFRYHDGKPGIVEGLLSRGDRRIGAVIRAVYEDGGRFDGWREYFSYERWMRCAEKTLPEVGVDVDWYTTRERTYEEVLPWDHLDSGLDKDWLWDDWQDSLDETEVEDCRWTPCFDCGVCPQMQTEIQIGPTGKKLLPLTVVK; encoded by the coding sequence ATGCCTGCCGAGTCCGTTTTTCCTCAGCTTGAGGCACTGCTCCCGCATGTGCAGAAGCCGATCCAATACGTCGGCGGTGAGCTGAACTCGACCGTCAAGCCGTGGGACTCCTGCGACGTCCGCTGGGCGCTCATGTACCCGGACGCCTACGAGGTCGGGCTGCCCAATCAGGGCGTCATGATCCTTTACGAGGTGCTCAACGAGCGTGAGGGCGTCCTCGCCGAGCGCACCTACAGCGTGTGGCCCGACCTGGAGGCCCTGATGCGCGAGCACCAGGTCCCGCAGTTCACCGTCGACTCGCACCGCCCCGTCGGCGAGTTCGACGTCTTCGGGCTCAGCTTCTCCACGGAGCTCGGGTACACGAACATGCTCACCGCCCTCGACCTCGCGGGCATCCCGCTGGAGTCGAAGGACCGCTCCATCGACGACCCGATCGTGCTCGCCGGAGGCCACGCCGCCTTCAACCCCGAGCCGATCGCCCAGTTCATCGACTGCGTGGTCATCGGCGACGGCGAGCAGGCCGTGCTCGACATGACGGCGATCATCCGCGAGTGGAAGGCCGAGGGCCGCCCCGGCGGCCGCGAGGAGGTCCTCTTCCGGCTCGCGCGGACCGGTTCGGTCTACGTCCCGGCGTTCTACGACGTCGAGTACCTCCCCGACGGCCGCATCGGCCGCGTCGTGCCGAACAAGTCCGGTGTCCCGTGGCGCGTGTCCAAGCACACCGTCATGGACCTCGACGAGTGGCCCTACCCCAAGCAGCCCCTCGTGCCGCTCGCGGAGACCGTCCACGAGCGCATGTCCGTAGAGATCTTCCGCGGCTGCACCCGCGGCTGCCGTTTCTGCCAGGCCGGCATGATCACGCGCCCCGTGCGGGAGCGAAGCATCACCGGCATCGGCGACATGGTGGACCGAGGTCTCAAGGCGACCGGCTTCGAGGAAGTCGGCCTGCTCTCGCTCTCCTCCGCGGATCACACCGAGATCGCCGACGTCGCCAAGGGCCTCGCCGACCGGTACGAGGAGGACAAGATCGGCCTGTCCCTCCCCTCGACCCGCGTGGACGCCTTCAACATCGACCTCGCGAACGAGCTGACCAGGAACGGCCGTCGGTCGGGTCTGACGTTCGCCCCCGAGGGCGGCAGCGAGCGGATGCGGAAGGTCATCAACAAGATGGTCTCCGAAGAGGACCTCATCCGCACCGTCGCGACCGCGTACGGCAACGGCTGGCGACAGGTCAAGCTGTACTTCATGCTCGGCCTGCCCACCGAGACCGACGAGGACGTCCTGCAGATCGCGGACATGGCGGCGAACGTCATCGCCAAGGGCCGCGAGGTCGCGGGCAACGACATCCGCTGCACCGTCTCCATCGGCGGCTTCGTGCCCAAGCCGCACACGCCGTTCCAGTGGGCCCCGCAGCTCTCCTCCGAGGAGACGGACGCCCGCCTCGCCAAGCTCCGCGACAAGATCCGCGGCGACAAGAAGTACGGCCGCTCGATCGGCTTCCGCTACCACGACGGCAAGCCCGGCATCGTCGAGGGCCTGCTCTCGCGCGGCGACCGCCGTATCGGCGCCGTCATCCGCGCCGTCTACGAGGACGGCGGCCGCTTCGACGGCTGGCGCGAGTACTTCTCGTACGAGCGCTGGATGCGCTGCGCCGAGAAGACGCTGCCCGAGGTGGGCGTCGACGTCGACTGGTACACCACGCGCGAGCGTACGTACGAAGAGGTCCTGCCCTGGGACCACCTGGACTCCGGTCTCGACAAGGACTGGCTCTGGGACGACTGGCAGGACTCGCTCGACGAGACCGAGGTCGAGGACTGCCGCTGGACCCCCTGCTTCGACTGCGGCGTCTGCCCGCAGATGCAGACCGAGATCCAGATCGGCCCGACCGGCAAGAAGCTCCTGCCGCTCACGGTCGTGAAGTAA
- a CDS encoding GNAT family N-acetyltransferase: MPQLAPPSGLVHRSFIAAMEEFRAEGRGGPDDDTTLGRTLCDYGGRWQDPGVFASYVAEVRSAAYPAEPLGVPVTTLWYSEGADYLGRISVRHSVATRFLREYGGHIGYDVRPTARRRGHATEMLRASLPYAAGLGLESVLVTCDTDNIGSRKVIEAAGGAFEDERAGKLRYWIRTDAARV; this comes from the coding sequence GTGCCTCAACTCGCCCCGCCCTCGGGCCTGGTGCACCGCTCCTTCATCGCCGCGATGGAGGAGTTCCGGGCCGAGGGGCGCGGCGGGCCCGACGACGACACGACGCTCGGCCGCACCCTGTGCGACTACGGCGGGCGGTGGCAGGACCCCGGCGTCTTCGCGTCGTACGTCGCCGAGGTCCGCTCCGCCGCCTACCCCGCCGAGCCGCTCGGCGTGCCCGTCACCACCCTCTGGTACTCGGAAGGCGCCGACTACCTCGGCCGCATCTCCGTCCGCCACAGCGTCGCCACGCGCTTCCTGCGCGAGTACGGCGGCCACATCGGCTACGACGTACGCCCCACCGCCCGCCGCCGCGGCCACGCCACCGAGATGCTCCGCGCCTCGCTGCCGTACGCGGCCGGTCTCGGCCTGGAATCCGTCCTGGTGACCTGCGACACCGACAACATCGGGTCCCGCAAGGTGATCGAGGCCGCGGGCGGTGCCTTCGAGGACGAGCGCGCCGGGAAACTGCGCTACTGGATCCGAACCGACGCCGCACGCGTCTAG